A portion of the Malassezia japonica chromosome 3, complete sequence genome contains these proteins:
- the lsm7 gene encoding U6 snRNP-associated protein Lsm7 (EggNog:ENOG503P56M; antiSMASH:Cluster_1; COG:A) — protein sequence MADRVQSSAHGNRGGRGGNRGGRGGGRGGHNNRGGAPAPQEKPKKEAILNLGKYVDQQIRVKFAGGREVEGILKGYDQLMNLVMDDVQETLHDPETGDVKSKRTLGLAVLRGPALTLISPSDGMEMIENPFAQPE from the exons atggcgGATCGAGTACAGAGCAGCGCGCACGGTAACCGTGGCGGACGTGGCGGAAACCGCGGCGGTCgtggcggcggtcgcggcgggCATAACAATCGTGGCGGTGCCCCCGCTCCTCAAGAGAAGCCCAAAAAGGAGGCCATTCTGAACCTCGGCAAGTACGTCGACCAGCAGATCCGCGTGAAGTTTGCGGGCGGGCGTGAGGTCGAGGGTATCCTCAAAGGATACGACCAGCTGATGAACCTCGTGATGGACGATGTGCAAGAAACGCTGCACGACCCCGAGACGGGCGACGTGAAGAGCAAGCGGACGCTCGGTCtggcggtgctgcgcggcccTGCGCTGACGCTGATTAGCCCCTCGGACGGAATGGAGATGATCGAAAA CCCTTTTGCACAGCCTGAATAG
- a CDS encoding uncharacterized protein (EggNog:ENOG503NUJ6; BUSCO:EOG092640BS; antiSMASH:Cluster_1; TransMembrane:2 (o27-44i301-323o); COG:U) yields MSDNALLDTLDRMPKTQPSYVRRSTRGGVATIVIAVAMLIMIWTEASSYFIGEHDVGFSVDSHISKLLQINLDITVATPCNQLSVDLRDASGDSVHFDDALIAKDNTVFRSQVKRAKQKRKQMNSLNALDAPGQKGQVSRTNKKYSPLGPRDKHSGFDPTWPLLTVDNACRIYGSILAKKVTGNLHISAPSPLFMFGAAPRNVNMSHVVTELSFGTHFPSMAEPLDSSSEITEDPMAVYQYFLSVIPTIYHKSKTHKVHTNQYSVSDYKRNPNGPAAFPGIFFKYDIEPLTMTIHRRSMSFVAFIVRLTGVLGGVWICTNYALRVLHRLLLVVKKTPSGRRMLETLHVSSGMDTPYAQSPAQPQGQWGASSGMYDNAYGAASAPNFAMRPDSYATQRMASSGY; encoded by the exons ATGTCGGACAATGCGCTCCTAGACACGCTGGACCGGATGCCCAAG ACCCAACCCTCGTATGTACGGCGGTCGACACGCGGCGGTGTCGCGACGATTGTGATCGCTGTTGCGATGCTGATTATGATCTGGACCGAGGCCTCGTCCTACTTTATCGGAGAGCACGATGTCGGCTTCAGTGTGGACAGCCACATCAGCAAGCTGCTCCAGATTAATCTTGATATTACCGTGGCTACGCCGTGCAACC AACTCTCGGTggacctgcgcgacgcgagtGGCGATAGTGTGCACTTTGACGATGCACTGATCGCCAAGGACAACACCGTATTCCGATCGCAGGTCAAGCGCGCGAAGCA AAAACGCAAGCAGATGAACAGTCTgaatgcgctcgacgcgcccggcCAAAAAGGCCAGGTCTCGCGCACGAACAAGAAATactcgccgctcggcccCCGCGACAAGCACTCGGGCTTTGATCCGACGTGGCCGCTGCTGACGGTCGACAATGCGTGCCGCATCTACGGCAGCATCCTCGCCAAGAAGGTCACGGGCAACTTGCACATTTCTGCACCGTCGCCCTTGTTCATGTTtggagcggcgccgcggaaCGTCAACATGTCGCACGTCGTGACCGAGCTGAGCTTTGGCACTCACTTCCCCTCGATGGCCGAGCCGCTGGACTCGAGCTCGGAAATCACCGAAGATC CCATGGCCGTGTACCAGTACTTCCTCTCGGTGATCCCCACCATTTACCACAAGTCCAAGACGCACAAGGTGCACACGAACCAGTACAGTGTCTCGGACTACAAGCGCAACCCCAACGGTCCTGCCGCGTTCCCGGGCATCTTTTTCAAGTACGACATCGAGCCGCTCACCATGACCATCCACCGCCGCAGCATGTCGTTTGTGGCGTTCATCGTGCGCCTGACCGGCGTGCTGGGCGGCGTATGGATCTGCACAAACTATGCGCTGCGTGTTTTGCaccgcctcctcctcgtcgtcaaaaagacgccgagcggccgccggaTGCTCGAAACGCTGCACGTCTCCTCTGGCATGGACACGCCTTATGCCCAGTCCCCCGCGCAGCCGCAGGGCCAGTGGGGCGCCTCCTCGGGCATGTACGACAATGCCtacggcgcggcgagcgcgcccaACTTTGCCATGCGCCCCGATTCGTACGCGACGCAGCGTATGGCTAGCAGTGGATATTAA
- the KEL3 gene encoding Kelch repeat-containing protein 3 (EggNog:ENOG503NW5U; antiSMASH:Cluster_1; COG:S): MGKAAKGAGKAAAKAAKKAKQEKLAERRATKQAKGKGKGKGDIDQMDEDDLDALLEQYRTQWEQQHAAAEEKVGVEPTRRANATLTPCPLGNDLWLYGGEYFDGDSCVFYQDLFRYIPEKNEWRSYACHTQPGPRSAHQMVGSPASGGQLWCFGGEFAGTKQTSFHHYRDLWVYSIAERAWEKVETKVRPCGRSGHRMAMWKHFIVLFGGFVDTGIRTSYLQDLWVFDTLEYKWHEIKQNDLRRPGARSGFSFLPTPEGLVLYGGYCKKYVKGQRTQGVALEDTWMLHMDEDLTKIQWSKRRKIGYAPNPPRSGCTMALWANRSTGVLFGGVTDTEQDEESMDSVFHNALYGYQLAGNGRWISLNLRKQKKKRNDAMDVDEDDDPRSMLPLERYNAMLAVQRNTLYIYGGIFESGDREYTLDDFYTIDLSKMNQVVCLKECPIDKLEWKESDDEDDSDSDSDSSSDDDDDDDDEPEPEPEEQEGVEETVESDDNELMEVADLELEDISPEEAQAIVERQAALRREATAFMGVAKDANRTEEDVLSTPQPGEVLQTFYLRTKHYWASLAHTQSEGTSRGKQLRRDGFDLAEKRFMEYKPILDEIERIRTEAEGDIDEAEGGMPRRPTGPGAESRNRR; the protein is encoded by the exons ATGGGCAAGGCAGCCAAGGGTGCAGgcaaggccgcggcgaAGGCCGCCAAGAAGGCGAAGCAGGAGAAGCTCGCGGagcggcgggcgacgaAGCAGGCCAAGGGCAAAGGAAAGGGCAAGGGCGATATCGACCAgatggacgaggacgacctcgatgcgcttctGGAACAGTACCGCACGCAGTGGGAACAGCAGCAcgctgcggccgaggaaaaggtcggcgtcgagccgacacgccgcgccaaTGCTAC CCTCACGCCATGCCCGCTTGGCAACGATTTGTGGCTGTACGGCGGCGAGTACTTTGACGGCGACTCGTGCGTGTTCTACCAGGACCTATTTCGCTACATTCCGGAAAAAAACGAGTGGCGCTCGTATGCAT GCCATACGCAGCCTGgaccgcgcagcgcgcatCAAATGGTCGGGTCGCCGGCCAGCGGCGGCCAGCTGTGGTGCTTTGGCGGGGAGTTTGCCGGGACAAAGCAGACCTCGTTCCACCACTACCGCGACCTGTGGGTGTACTCGATTGCGGAGCGTGCATGGGAAAAGGTCGAGACCAAGGTACGGCCGTGCGGGCGCAGCGGTCACCGCATGGCGATGTGGAAGCATTTTATCGTGCTCTTTGGCGGCTTTGTCGACACGGGCATCCGCACGTCGTACCTGCAGGATTTGTGGGTCTTTGATACGCTCGAGTACAAGTGGCACGAAATCAAGCAAAacgacctgcgccggcccggcgcgcgcagcggaTTCTCGTTcctgccgacgccggaAGGCCTGGTTCTGTATGGCGGCTACTGCAAGAAATACGTCAAGGGGCAACGCACGCAGGGtgtggcgctcgaggataCGTGGATGCTGCACatggacgaggacctgACCAAGATCCAGTGGtccaagcgccgcaagatTGGGTACGCCCCCAACCCCCCCCGCTCGGGCTGCACCATGGCCTTGTGGGCGAACCGGAGCACTGGCGTGCTCTTTGGCGGCGTCACGGACACGGAGCAGGACGAAGAGTCGATGGACTCGGTTTTTCACAACGCCTTGTACGGCTACCAGCTCGCTGGCAATGGCCGCTGGATCAGTCTTAATCTGCGCAAGCAAAAGAAGAAGAGAAACGACGCGATGGACGtcgacgaagacgacgacCCTAGGTCGAtgctgccgctcgagcggtACAATGCGATGCtggccgtgcagcgcaacACCTTGTATATCTATGGCGGGATCTTTGAGAGCGGCGACCGCGAGTACACCCTGGACGACTTTTATACCATCGACCTCTCGAAAATGAACCAGGTCGTTTGCCTCAAAGAGTGCCCGATCGACAAGCTCGAGTGGAAAgagtcggacgacgaagacgacTCCGACTCCGACTCCGACTCCAGctccgacgacgacgacgacgacgacgacgagcccgagcccgagcccgaggagcaggaggGCGTCGAAGAGACCGTCGAGTCGGACGACAACGAACTCATGGAGGTCGCcgatctcgagctcgaggacatTTCGCccgaagaggcgcaggcaatcgtcgagcgccaggcggcgctccgccgcgaAGCGACCGCTTTTATGGGCGTCGCCAAGGACGCAAACCGCACGGAAGAAGACGTCCTTTCAACGCCGCAGCCCGGCGAAGTCCTACAGACGTTCTACCTGCGCACCAAGCACTACTGGGCCTCGCTTGCCCACACCCAGAGCGAGGGCACGTCGCGGGGCAAGCAGCTTCGCCGCGACGGTTTCGAC CTCGCCGAAAAACGCTTTATGGAATACAAGCCGATCCTCGACGAAatcgagcgcatccgcaccgaggcggaAGGCGACATTGACGAGGCAGAGGGTGGcatgccgcggcggcctaCTGggcccggcgccgagagCCGCAATCGGCGGTAG
- the PTC7 gene encoding protein-serine/threonine phosphatase (BUSCO:EOG09263I4U; antiSMASH:Cluster_1; EggNog:ENOG503NX30; COG:T), whose translation MTRSRAPLRSAHTAATEPLKPKIVTAYAFAAKPREQDQKDEDGKEHPRELIGKIDPESELGKWRASLLEGGDAGEDALMITKTPDCATVMMGVADGVGGWTETGVDPSHFSNALLYYATLYAEKQATLPPPSEALAHAFQEVSSDASIQAGSSTACLLRLDMVRGKIQSANLGDSGFVHLRPDPASPDGRLEVVAHSPPQLYGFNTPYQLAKVPAALRQPGSLSNKPGDAQVAEEELKQGDMVLLMTDGFLDNVHCKLPPKEALTPDAPQRPELLQLLDMLQDKHREHWATRKQPSTLAEEKQDFTNIVASTLMQYARLCQSTEEKVSPFQLEAARYGIHYPGGKVDDIALVCATVV comes from the coding sequence atgacgcgctcgcgcgcgccgttgCGCAGTGCGCACACGGCCGCGACCGAGCCGCTGAAACCCAAGATCGTGACGGCCTATGCCTTTGCGGCCAAGCCCCGGGAGCAGGACCAAAAAGACGAGGACGGCAAAGAGCACCCTCGCGAGCTCATCGGTAAGATTGACCCCGAgagcgagctcggcaagtggcgtgcgtcgctcctggaaggcggcgacgccggcgaAGACGCGCTGATGATTACCAAGACCCCCGACTGCGCTACGGTCATGATGGGCGTCGCGGACGGTGTCGGTGGCTGGACCGAGACCGGTGTGGACCCCTCGCACTTTTCCAACGCACTCCTTTACTATGCCACACTCTATGCCGAAAAGCAGGCGACGTTGCCGCCaccgagcgaggcgctcgcgcatgcTTTCCAAGAGGTGAGCAGCGACGCATCGATCCAAGCCGgcagctcgaccgcgtgtctgctgcgccttgATATGGTGCGCGGCAAGATCCAGAGCGCGAACCTGGGCGACTCGGGCTTTGTGCATCTCCGTCCGGACCCCGCGAGTCCCGACGGCCGTCTGGAGGTGGTGGCGCactcgccgccgcagctgTACGGATTCAACACGCCATACCAGCTTGCCAAGGTCCCTGCCGCGTTACGGCAGCCCGGCTCGCTGAGCAACAAGCCGGGCGACGCACAAGTCGCCGAAGAGGAGCTGAAGCAGGGCGACATGGTCCTGCTGATGACTGACGGCTTCTTGGATAATGTGCACTGCAAGCTCCCGCCAAAAGAGGCGCTGAcgcccgatgcgccgcagcgccccgagctcctgcagctgctcgatATGCTGCAGGACAAGCACCGTGAGCACTGGGCCACCCGCAAGCAGccctcgacgctcgccgaggaaaAACAAGACTTTACCAACATCGTCGCATCGACACTGATGCAGTACGCACGGCTCTGCCAGTCGACCGAAGAAAAGGTGTCGCCCttccagctcgaggcggcccGCTACGGCATTCATTACCCGGGAGGCAAAGTAGACGACATCGCGCTCGTGTGTGCGACCGTCGTGTAA
- the JAC1 gene encoding molecular chaperone (EggNog:ENOG503P1Z9; BUSCO:EOG09264XM2; antiSMASH:Cluster_1; COG:O) — MLRMLGVARRAAARPSVMAVPRQYALPLYKAYSTVPSKACAACGATNDAAALQCGACHALQPVPSEVDYFSILGVPRSSVPGNGWKVDPKELKAQWRKQMAVTHPDRLVARPDKEQQIGAQQSAIVNKAYETLVRPLDRAIYLLEIAGAGDVEEGASLEDPELLMEVLELQEALSEAEDRATVEEVGVQNEAHLTRVLGELDGAFEATPLDTDRIKNLAVQLRYWTNIAKAVQEWQPGQRVELHH; from the coding sequence ATGTTGCGAatgctcggcgtggcgcgccgtgcggcggcacgccccTCGGTGATGGCCGTGCCTCGGCAATACGCACTTCCTCTCTACAAGGCCTACTCGACCGTTCCCAGCAAAGCGTGTGCGGCGTGTGGCGCGACGAacgatgcggcggcgctgcagtgTGGCGCGTGCCATGCCCTGCagccggtgccgagcgaggTGGACTACTTTTCGATCCTCGGTGTCCCCCGGTCGTCTGTCCCCGGCAATGGCTGGAAGGTTGACCCGAAAGAGCTCAAAGCGCAGTGGCGCAAGCAGATGGCGGTGACGCATCCCGACCGCCTTGTCGCGCGCCCCGACAAGGAGCAGCAgatcggcgcgcagcagagCGCGATTGTGAACAAAGCGTACGAGACGCTTGTGCGCCCCCTCGACCGTGCGATCTACCTGCTGGAAATTGCTGGTGCCGGCGATGTCGAGGAaggcgcctcgctcgaggacccCGAGCTACTGATGGAGGTGTTGGAGCTCCAAGAGGCGCTgagcgaggccgaggaccgcgCGACGGTCGAAGAGGTCGGTGTGCAGAACGAAGCGCACCTCACTCgcgtccttggcgagctcgatgGGGCGTTTGAGGCTACGCCGCTCGACACCGACCGCATCAAGAACCTCGCGGTGCAGCTGCGCTACTGGACCAACATTGCCAAGGCTGTGCAAGAGTGGCAGCCTGGTCAGCGCGTAGAATTGCATCACTAG
- a CDS encoding uncharacterized protein (antiSMASH:Cluster_1; TransMembrane:1 (o303-321i)), whose translation MASAALFDPTLHAAYYQHRWASQKENAVLVCVRDVLRLRRAFPALFEAGAVRLYRHAQWPCVYATVVATVVAVREAEGQTEYTVDDGSAAIDVQCAPTLKKAAPGIYSCYVPADGHHDAPRLAVGDVVRVTGRVFDRRDRSRSMDVESVEVVADPTHEPAHMLEALARSDGMYRRAPDMPKECGVIEELDGGAPPAPSSTRAMVEFLQDYLAAKTSAALGPGLVRSRHLIPSFTLPGLITSASVQRAAHALVQHKLQGRALPEHALADKEHQLLSHCLDQLVRTGALLERRGTPRRFQVVCPALLGAYICALLGVSSAPFSTPEMHRRLRRADPRLKAVPLAHIDAALAHLAAHGVVAADGPVWIPL comes from the exons atggcgtcggcggcgctgtTTGACCCGACGCTCCATGCCGCGTACTACCAGCACCGGTGGGCGTCGCAGAAAGAGAACGCGGTGCTGGTGTGCGTCCGTGATGTGCTGAGACTCCGGCGCGCGTTTCCCGCGCTGTTCGAGGCAGGCGCAGTGCGGCTCTACCGGCACGCCCAGTGGCCGTGCGTCTATGCGACGGTCGTCGCGACGGTcgtggccgtgcgcgaggcagAGGGACAGACAGAGTATACGG TCGACGACGGGTCGGCCGCGATCGACGTGCagtgcgcgccgacgctaaaaaaggcggcgccggggaTCTATAGCTGCTATGTCCCGGCGGACGGGCaccacgacgcgccgagacTCGCGGTAGGCGACGTTGTGCGTGTGACGGGGCGCGTATTtgaccgccgcgaccggTCTCGGTCGATGGACGTGGagagcgtcgaggtcgtcgccgaTCCGACGCACGAGCCGGCTCAtatgctcgaggcgcttgcgcggaGCGACGGCATGTatcgccgtgcgcccgacATGCCCAAAGAGTGTGGCGTAATTGAAGAGCTCGACGGGGGGGCG CCCCCCGCTCCGTCATCCACCCGGGCCATGGTCGAGTTCCTACAAGACTACCTCGCCGCCAAGACatccgccgcgctcggccctGGCCTGGTGCGTTCGCGGCACCTGATTCCCTCCTTTACCCTCCCCGGCCTGATAACCAGTGCGTCGGTAcagcgtgcagcgcatgcgcttgTGCAGCACAAGCTCCAAGGCCGTGCACTTCCCGAACACGCCCTGGCCGACAAAGAGCACCAGCTCCTGTCGCACtgcctcgaccagctcgtacgcaccggcgccctgctcgagcggcgcggcacaccTCGACGCTTCCAAGTCGTGTGccccgcgctgctcggcgcgtacATCTGTGCActgctcggcgtgtcgtCCGCTCCATTTTCCACACCCGAGAtgcaccgccgcctgcgccgcgccgacccCCGTTTGAAGGCGGTGCCCCTCGCCCACAtagacgccgcgctcgcgcacctcgccgcgcatggcgtcgtggccgccgacggcccTGTTTGGATACCTTTGTAG